From the genome of Clostridium sp. BNL1100, one region includes:
- a CDS encoding GIY-YIG nuclease family protein: MDRRKQLLMEYKHRKTEMGIISFLCVPTKECFIGYSQDTKAYINSNRFKLDSNMHRNSELQKLWNIHGNSAFEIGVLEVLSYDEKDNEKEDYTNELEEMCNRYIRNIEGARRI; this comes from the coding sequence ATGGATCGAAGAAAACAGCTCTTAATGGAATATAAGCATAGAAAAACTGAAATGGGAATTATCTCATTTCTTTGTGTGCCTACAAAGGAATGCTTTATAGGATATTCTCAGGATACAAAAGCATATATCAATAGTAATCGTTTTAAGCTTGATTCAAATATGCATCGCAACTCAGAATTGCAAAAATTATGGAATATACATGGAAATTCTGCATTTGAAATTGGAGTTTTGGAAGTTTTATCTTATGATGAAAAGGATAATGAAAAAGAAGATTACACCAATGAGTTGGAAGAGATGTGTAATCGCTACATTAGGAATATTGAAGGGGCAAGGAGGATTTAA
- a CDS encoding AAA family ATPase, translated as MEKAIYLITGVMASGKSTVSELLASKMRNGVHLRGDVFRRMIVSGRAEMSAQPSDEAIRQLQLRYRLAADAAKTYYDNGFSVILQDNYYGEQLFHILDMLKGYPVQIIVLCPNVKTVKNREKQRGKVGYIGFTVETLYENFMRETPRIGFWLDTSEQSPEQSVEDIMLHFE; from the coding sequence ATGGAAAAAGCAATATATTTAATCACTGGAGTTATGGCGTCCGGAAAATCAACAGTTTCGGAACTGCTCGCTTCGAAAATGAGAAATGGTGTGCATTTGCGGGGCGATGTGTTTCGTCGAATGATTGTATCCGGACGTGCGGAGATGTCCGCACAGCCTTCTGATGAGGCTATACGGCAATTACAGCTGCGTTATCGCTTGGCAGCAGATGCGGCAAAAACCTATTATGACAACGGATTTTCCGTTATTTTGCAGGATAATTACTACGGAGAACAATTATTCCACATATTAGATATGTTAAAGGGTTATCCTGTTCAAATAATTGTTCTTTGTCCCAATGTGAAAACTGTAAAAAATCGTGAAAAGCAACGGGGAAAGGTGGGTTATATTGGTTTTACGGTGGAGACTTTGTATGAGAATTTCATGAGGGAGACTCCCAGAATTGGCTTTTGGCTGGATACCTCGGAACAGTCCCCCGAACAATCGGTAGAGGACATTATGTTACACTTTGAGTAA